Proteins encoded together in one Chitinophaga lutea window:
- the secY gene encoding preprotein translocase subunit SecY, producing the protein MKKFIETIKNIWSIEDLRKRILTTLLLVLVYRVGSYITLPGLDPNELAKFSETSQKGILGLFNMFAGGSFSRASIFALGIMPYISASIAIQLLTIAVPYFQKLQKEGDSGRKKINQYTRLLTVVVTAFQASAYVAYLRTQSGGALIPEYGSFLFWLSTTVVLTAGTLFIMWLGEKITDKGIGNGTSIIIMTGILARLPEALLQELSLKTTGAGGGLLVFLIEIAMFILITVGLILLVQGTRKIPVNYAKRIVGNKQYGGVRQFIPLKVNAAGVMPIIFAQAIMFIPATAIGFATSDNASSFIRIFSDHTNPWYNVIYAVLVVVFTFFYTALIFNPTQMADEMKRNNGFIPGVKPGKATADYIGAVMDRITLPGAFFLALVGILPGIAAAANINSLFATFFGGTSLLIMVGVILDTLQQIESQLLMRHYDGLMSSGRIKGRTSPANA; encoded by the coding sequence GTGAAGAAATTTATCGAAACCATAAAGAACATCTGGAGCATCGAGGACCTGCGCAAGCGCATCCTCACCACCCTGCTCCTGGTACTGGTATACCGTGTGGGTTCCTATATCACCCTGCCCGGTCTCGATCCCAACGAGCTGGCCAAATTCTCCGAGACTTCCCAGAAAGGTATCCTTGGGCTCTTTAACATGTTTGCCGGTGGTTCATTCTCCCGCGCTTCCATCTTCGCCCTCGGCATCATGCCCTATATCTCGGCGTCCATCGCCATCCAGCTGCTGACCATAGCAGTGCCTTATTTCCAGAAATTGCAGAAAGAAGGGGATAGCGGACGGAAGAAAATTAATCAGTATACCCGTCTGTTAACCGTTGTTGTAACGGCTTTCCAGGCAAGTGCATACGTAGCTTACTTAAGAACCCAGTCCGGCGGTGCCCTCATCCCCGAATATGGGTCTTTCTTATTCTGGTTATCTACCACCGTGGTACTGACCGCCGGCACGCTGTTCATCATGTGGCTCGGTGAAAAGATCACAGATAAGGGTATTGGTAACGGTACTTCCATCATCATCATGACAGGTATCCTGGCCCGTTTGCCCGAAGCCCTCCTGCAGGAGCTTTCGCTCAAAACAACCGGCGCCGGCGGCGGCCTGCTCGTGTTCCTGATCGAGATCGCCATGTTCATCCTAATTACCGTAGGCCTCATCCTGCTGGTACAGGGTACCCGGAAAATCCCGGTGAACTATGCGAAACGTATTGTCGGTAACAAACAATACGGCGGCGTACGCCAGTTCATTCCCCTGAAAGTGAATGCTGCCGGTGTAATGCCGATCATCTTCGCCCAGGCCATCATGTTCATCCCGGCAACAGCCATCGGCTTTGCCACCTCCGATAACGCATCTTCTTTCATCCGCATTTTCAGCGACCATACCAATCCCTGGTATAACGTGATCTATGCAGTACTGGTAGTGGTGTTCACCTTCTTCTATACTGCCCTGATCTTCAATCCCACGCAGATGGCCGATGAAATGAAACGCAACAACGGGTTCATCCCCGGCGTAAAACCCGGTAAAGCCACCGCCGATTACATCGGTGCGGTGATGGACCGTATCACCCTCCCCGGCGCCTTCTTCCTGGCACTGGTAGGTATACTGCCCGGCATTGCCGCTGCCGCCAACATCAACAGCCTGTTCGCCACCTTCTTCGGTGGTACCTCCCTGCTGATCATGGTGGGCGTTATCCTCGATACGCTGCAGCAGATCGAGAGCCAGCTGCTCATGCGCCACTACGACGGCCTGATGAGCTCCGGCCGCATCAAAGGCAGAACCTCACCGGCTAATGCCTGA
- the rplO gene encoding 50S ribosomal protein L15 produces MSLQNLRPAKGAVHKEKRLGRGEASGKGGTATKGNKGAQSNTGYSSKRGHEGGQMPIQRRLPKRGFIPITRTEYKVFNIGELEQIVEKYGLQEFSLENLYLNGLISKTAKVKVLGQGELKSKVTLKVNAISEKAKSAVEAAGGSVELV; encoded by the coding sequence ATGAGCTTACAGAACTTAAGACCTGCAAAAGGCGCAGTACATAAAGAAAAACGTTTAGGTCGTGGTGAAGCCTCCGGTAAAGGTGGTACCGCCACAAAAGGTAACAAAGGTGCCCAATCCAACACCGGTTACTCCAGCAAAAGAGGCCATGAGGGCGGTCAGATGCCCATCCAGCGCCGTCTGCCGAAACGTGGTTTTATTCCCATCACCCGCACTGAATATAAAGTATTCAATATCGGCGAACTGGAACAGATTGTTGAAAAATACGGTCTGCAGGAATTCTCTCTCGAAAACCTGTACCTGAACGGCCTGATCAGCAAAACTGCCAAAGTAAAAGTACTCGGTCAAGGGGAACTGAAAAGCAAAGTAACGCTGAAAGTGAACGCGATCAGCGAGAAAGCCAAGTCTGCCGTTGAAGCAGCTGGTGGATCCGTAGAACTGGTTTAA
- the rplF gene encoding 50S ribosomal protein L6, translating into MSRIGRSPIKLASGVTVNVSAANEITVKGPKGELKQAIDRDIKVEVKDGEIVITRPTDQIRHRSLHGLYRALIANMVTGVTDGFKKQLELVGVGYKATNAGQLLDLSLGYSHNIVFEVPKELKVSTLTEKGQNPKIMLEGLDNQLLGQVAAKIRSLRKPEPYKGKGVRYSDEVVRKKAGKSAGK; encoded by the coding sequence ATGTCACGTATAGGAAGAAGTCCTATTAAACTGGCCAGCGGTGTAACTGTAAATGTTTCCGCTGCTAACGAAATCACGGTAAAAGGTCCGAAAGGCGAACTGAAACAGGCGATCGACCGCGATATTAAAGTGGAAGTGAAAGACGGTGAGATTGTGATCACCCGCCCGACCGACCAGATCCGCCACCGCTCTCTGCACGGTCTGTACCGCGCACTGATCGCGAACATGGTGACCGGGGTTACGGACGGATTCAAAAAGCAACTCGAACTCGTAGGTGTAGGTTACAAGGCTACGAATGCAGGTCAGTTGCTGGATTTATCTTTGGGTTATTCTCACAACATCGTTTTCGAAGTTCCCAAAGAACTGAAGGTATCGACCCTGACTGAAAAAGGGCAGAACCCGAAGATCATGCTGGAAGGCCTGGACAATCAATTGCTGGGCCAGGTTGCCGCTAAAATCCGCAGCCTGCGCAAACCCGAGCCGTACAAAGGTAAAGGTGTACGCTACAGCGATGAGGTTGTTCGCAAGAAAGCTGGTAAATCTGCCGGTAAGTAA
- the rpsH gene encoding 30S ribosomal protein S8 encodes MVTDPIADFLTRIRNAQMANHRIVEIPASKLKKRITEILYDKGYILKYKFEEDSKQGLIKIALKYDPQTKVPAIQDLQRISRPGLRQYSKPGDFTRIKNGLGIAIISTSKGVMTDKEAKAQNVGGEVVCFVY; translated from the coding sequence ATGGTTACTGATCCAATAGCAGATTTTTTAACACGCATCCGTAACGCCCAGATGGCTAACCACCGGATCGTGGAAATCCCGGCTTCCAAGCTGAAGAAACGTATTACCGAAATTCTGTACGACAAAGGTTATATCCTGAAGTACAAATTCGAAGAGGACAGCAAACAGGGCCTCATCAAAATAGCGTTGAAATACGATCCGCAGACGAAAGTTCCTGCCATCCAGGATCTGCAGCGTATCTCCCGCCCCGGTCTTCGCCAGTACTCAAAACCTGGTGACTTCACCCGTATCAAAAACGGTCTGGGCATCGCTATCATCTCTACTTCCAAAGGTGTAATGACCGACAAGGAAGCCAAAGCGCAAAACGTAGGTGGCGAAGTAGTTTGCTTCGTATACTAA
- the rplX gene encoding 50S ribosomal protein L24 produces the protein MKTRFKPKFNIKKGDLVVVVTGDDKDRTKPRKVLEVITDKARVLVEGVNIITKHTKPSAQNTKGGIVKQEAPIAISNVMLWDAKAGKPTRVARQRENGKVVRIAKKSGEVIK, from the coding sequence ATGAAAACTAGATTTAAGCCTAAGTTCAACATTAAGAAAGGCGACCTGGTTGTGGTAGTTACCGGTGACGACAAGGACCGGACCAAACCCCGCAAGGTGTTGGAGGTAATTACCGACAAAGCACGTGTGCTGGTTGAGGGTGTGAACATCATCACCAAACACACCAAACCTTCCGCTCAGAATACCAAAGGCGGTATTGTAAAGCAGGAAGCGCCTATCGCCATTTCCAACGTAATGTTGTGGGATGCTAAGGCTGGCAAGCCCACCCGTGTGGCTCGCCAAAGAGAAAACGGTAAAGTAGTTCGTATCGCTAAAAAATCAGGGGAGGTAATTAAATAA
- the rpsN gene encoding 30S ribosomal protein S14, which yields MAKESVKARQRKREAMVAKFAEKRAALKAEGNYAELDKLPKNASPVRLHNRCQLSGRPKGYIRQFGICRNMFRDMALAGKIPGVRKASW from the coding sequence ATGGCAAAAGAATCAGTAAAAGCCAGACAAAGAAAGAGAGAAGCCATGGTGGCCAAATTTGCAGAGAAACGCGCTGCGCTGAAAGCAGAAGGGAACTATGCAGAACTGGACAAACTGCCCAAAAACGCTTCTCCCGTTCGCCTGCATAACAGATGCCAGCTGTCCGGCCGTCCGAAAGGTTATATCCGTCAGTTCGGCATTTGCCGTAACATGTTCCGCGACATGGCACTGGCTGGTAAAATCCCCGGCGTAAGAAAAGCTTCCTGGTAA
- the rplR gene encoding 50S ribosomal protein L18, producing MSTKTNRRQNIRYRIRKKISGTAQKPRLAVYRSNAEIYVQLIDDTNGTTLASASSREKAIAAQTAPKVEKAKLVGAALAAKAAALGITTCVFDRSGYLYHGRVKSVADGAREGGLQF from the coding sequence ATGAGTACAAAAACAAACAGGAGACAGAATATCCGCTACAGGATCCGTAAAAAGATCAGCGGTACTGCACAAAAGCCGAGACTGGCTGTTTATCGCAGCAATGCCGAAATTTATGTGCAGCTGATTGACGATACCAATGGTACTACCCTGGCATCCGCTTCTTCCCGCGAAAAAGCGATCGCAGCGCAAACCGCTCCGAAAGTGGAGAAAGCCAAACTGGTAGGTGCTGCCCTGGCTGCTAAAGCCGCTGCACTGGGTATTACTACCTGCGTATTCGACAGAAGTGGTTATCTCTACCATGGCCGTGTAAAGTCAGTTGCTGACGGTGCGCGCGAAGGAGGCCTGCAATTCTAA
- the rpmD gene encoding 50S ribosomal protein L30, whose protein sequence is MAKIKITQVKSGIDRPERQKLTLKALGLKKLNNTVEVEATPQILGMVRTVNHLVKVEQVNA, encoded by the coding sequence ATGGCAAAGATTAAGATCACCCAGGTAAAAAGTGGTATTGACCGCCCCGAACGTCAGAAACTGACGCTGAAGGCGCTCGGACTGAAGAAGCTGAACAACACCGTAGAAGTGGAAGCTACTCCTCAGATCCTGGGCATGGTTCGCACGGTGAACCACCTGGTAAAAGTTGAGCAGGTGAATGCATAA
- the rplE gene encoding 50S ribosomal protein L5: MANTSYQPRLQTKYRTEVVSALQKKFNYKSVMQVPRLTKICLNQGINGAVGDKKLVDIAVDEMTRIAGQKAIATLSKKDISNFKLRKHMPIGARVTLRGVNMYEFLDRLISVSLPRVRDFKGVNEKAFDGRGNYTMGVTEQIIFPEIDIDKVNRITGMDITFVTTAQTNEEAYELLKELGMPFKNIKKDNQ, encoded by the coding sequence ATGGCAAACACATCATATCAACCCAGGCTGCAGACCAAATACCGTACTGAAGTAGTGTCTGCTTTGCAAAAGAAGTTCAACTATAAGAGCGTAATGCAGGTTCCCCGCCTCACCAAGATCTGCCTGAACCAGGGCATCAACGGTGCGGTAGGTGATAAAAAGCTGGTGGATATCGCAGTAGACGAAATGACCCGCATCGCCGGTCAGAAAGCTATTGCTACTTTGTCTAAAAAGGACATCTCCAACTTTAAGCTGCGTAAGCACATGCCCATCGGTGCAAGGGTAACCCTGCGCGGTGTGAACATGTACGAGTTCCTGGACAGGCTGATCTCCGTATCCCTGCCCCGCGTGCGTGACTTCAAAGGTGTGAACGAAAAAGCTTTCGACGGCCGCGGTAACTATACCATGGGCGTTACCGAGCAGATCATCTTCCCGGAGATCGACATCGATAAAGTGAACCGTATCACCGGTATGGATATCACCTTCGTAACCACCGCCCAGACCAACGAAGAAGCTTACGAGCTCCTGAAAGAACTGGGTATGCCGTTCAAGAACATCAAAAAAGACAATCAATAA
- the rpsE gene encoding 30S ribosomal protein S5 has translation MAKNSFNKVKAGDLELKEKVVAINRVTKTTKGGRTFSFSALVVVGNENGVVGHGLGKAKEVQEAITKGIDDAKKNLIKVPVHHGTIPHDQLAKEGAAKVLIKPAAHGTGVIAGGSMRAVLESAGITDVLAKSLGSANPHNVVKATFKALGMLREPIAIAKQRSVSLKKVFNG, from the coding sequence ATGGCAAAGAATTCATTCAATAAAGTAAAAGCTGGCGATCTGGAGCTGAAAGAAAAGGTTGTAGCTATTAACAGGGTGACCAAAACTACCAAAGGCGGCCGTACTTTCAGTTTCTCCGCACTGGTGGTGGTTGGTAACGAGAATGGTGTAGTAGGCCACGGTCTTGGTAAAGCCAAGGAAGTACAGGAAGCTATCACCAAAGGGATCGACGACGCTAAGAAAAACCTGATCAAAGTTCCGGTACATCACGGTACTATTCCTCACGACCAGCTGGCGAAGGAAGGTGCTGCGAAAGTACTGATCAAACCGGCTGCCCACGGTACCGGTGTGATCGCTGGAGGTTCTATGCGTGCTGTGCTGGAAAGCGCCGGTATCACCGACGTTCTGGCAAAGTCACTGGGTTCCGCTAACCCCCACAACGTGGTAAAAGCTACCTTCAAGGCGCTGGGCATGCTCCGCGAGCCGATCGCGATCGCCAAACAACGCAGCGTATCCCTGAAGAAAGTATTCAACGGTTAA